The following DNA comes from Limnobacter sp. SAORIC-580.
CACCCGCTACGACAAAGCTGTGGAGCGTCCACTGCAAAATGCCTACGATCAGTTGGTGGCCAATGTGCCCGGCTCGGTGTTCTCCTTGTGCGTGGATAGAAAAGGTTATGCCCCAACGCACAACAGCAAGTATTCACGCCCCTTGACCGGCGACCTGAAAAAAGACTTGGTGGAAAGCCGAGACAAACGCATGTTCAGCGACCCGGTGGGTTTGCGTGCAGCGCAAAACCTGTCGCCCTGGTTGTTGCAAACTTATCGGCGTGACACCGGTGAAGTGTTGAATGACTTGTCACTGCCCATCGAAATCAACGGGCGCCACTGGGGTGGCCTGCGCTTGGGCTTCAGCCCCGAGTTGTTGATCAAGGATTAAGTACCAGCATTTCAAAAAACGGATAGGGGTCCGTTTCTCACCGCGCTCAGGCGCGGTTTTTTTTTGCCCAGTCTTTCAAGGTTGCTTCGCAGGCGTTCAATACGGTAATCAGTTTTGCGGTGCTGTTCTCGAAGTACGCAATACTTTTTACCCCGGATTGCCTGCAAGCCACCTCCAGTTCTTCTGCCAAATTGCGGCACTCCTCAAAACCGATCGCGGCGCTTGCACCTTTGATGTTGTGCGCAGCGTCACCCAAGGCGTTCAGATCCTGCCTGTCGCGTGCAGTTTGTAGCTTTCCAATGTAGCTTGGGCATTCTTTGACAAATACTTCGATCAACATGATCAACAGGCCAGTGTCGTTGTCGATTCGCTCCAGAGCTTCGGTGGGGTCGTAATGCATGGATTTGAATGTGAATACAGAAGAATCCCATGTTACCTCTTCAAATCGGGGTTTTGAATTGCGTGTATCCTTTTCATAATAAGAACATTCCAACACCGCAGGTGCTGCTTTGGCAGAAGAAACCGATCAGGAAAAAGACTTACCCGCGTCGGAACAGAAGATCCGTAAAGCGCGAGAAGAAGGCAACCTTCCCCGTTCCAGAGAGCTGGGCGGAGGCGTGGTGCTGCTCGCTGGTGTTGGCTTGCTTTACACCATGGGGGGCGAACTGGTCAGCCAAAGTGAAAAGCTGATGCGCCAGGGTTTGGTGCTAGACCGCGCGCAGGCTTTTGACACCAAACACATGGGTTTGAAATGGGTGTCCATGTTGCAGGAAAGCCTGTTCATTCTCATTCCCCTTTTTCTTGTGGTGGTGGTGGCTGCGATTGTTTCCAACATTGCAGTGGGTGGTTTTAACTGGTCCACCAAACCGCTTGAGCCCAAGCTTTCAAAGCTGAACCCGATCAAGGGTTTGAAAAACATATTCTCGGTCAACGGTTTGGCCGAGCTCGTCAAAGCCATTTTGAAAA
Coding sequences within:
- a CDS encoding Hpt domain-containing protein; this encodes MHYDPTEALERIDNDTGLLIMLIEVFVKECPSYIGKLQTARDRQDLNALGDAAHNIKGASAAIGFEECRNLAEELEVACRQSGVKSIAYFENSTAKLITVLNACEATLKDWAKKNRA